From a single Tetrapisispora phaffii CBS 4417 chromosome 15, complete genome genomic region:
- the RPS3 gene encoding 40S ribosomal protein uS3 (similar to Saccharomyces cerevisiae RPS3 (YNL178W); ancestral locus Anc_2.76), which produces MVAYISKKRKLVADGVFYAELNEFFTRELAEEGYSGVEVRVTPTKTEIIIRATRTQEVLGENGRRINELTLLVQKRFKFKAGTVVLYAERVQDRGLSAVAQAESMKFKLLNGLAIRRAAYGVIRYVMESGAKGCEVVISGKLRAARAKAMKYADGFLIHSGQPVNDFIDVATRHVLMRQGVLGIRIKIMRDPSKSKVGPRALPDAVNIVEPKEEEKILVASVNDYRPAEEQEEVAASA; this is translated from the coding sequence atGGTTGCCTACATTTCCAAGAAGAGAAAGTTAGTCGCTGACGGTGTTTTCTACGCTGAATTAAACGAATTCTTCACCAGAGAATTAGCTGAAGAAGGTTACTCCGGTGTCGAAGTCAGAGTTACTCCAACCAAGACTGAAATTATCATCAGAGCTACCAGAACCCAAGAAGTCTTAGGTGAAAACGGTAGAAGAATCAACGAATTGACTTTATTAGTTCAAAAAAGATTCAAGTTCAAGGCTGGTACCGTTGTCTTATATGCCGAAAGAGTTCAAGACCGTGGTTTATCCGCTGTTGCCCAAGCTGAATCCATGAAGTTCAAGTTATTAAACGGTTTAGCTATCAGAAGAGCTGCTTACGGTGTTATTAGATACGTTATGGAATCTGGTGCCAAGGGTTGTGAAGTTGTTATCTCCGGTAAGTTAAGAGCTGCCAGAGCTAAGGCTATGAAATACGCTGACGGTTTCTTGATCCACTCCGGTCAACCAGTCAACGACTTCATTGATGTTGCTACCAGACACGTCTTAATGAGACAAGGTGTTTTAGGTATCAGAATTAAGATCATGAGAGACCCATCTAAATCTAAGGTTGGTCCAAGAGCCTTACCAGATGCTGTCAACATTGTTGAACCAaaggaagaagaaaaaattttgGTTGCTTCCGTCAACGACTACAGACCAGCTgaagaacaagaagaagttgCTGCTTCTGCTTAA
- the PBR1 gene encoding putative oxidoreductase (similar to Saccharomyces cerevisiae YNL181W; ancestral locus Anc_2.74), producing the protein MPLNIIGTALIEGTDSVPYLNEFIKVSPFLAAGSLVKYWSRGVSNIWERNLHGKVFIVTGATSQSMGTAVVRKMAELGAQLIILTRNVDEWVTDWCEDLRNEAGNQLVYVEQCDISDLLQVRKFVTGWLDNSPPRRLDGVVIMSGDMEACGIPGFSNKTRKSSVDGLELQMSTNFAGIFHMLDLMQPSFKAQPPDRDVRIIFTTCFLQSLGDVNVEDPLWQNVPYNKNSLKFFASSKLQMSLCLLELQRRIFGDVRNRKGPDGVQRTGKNISFTVVQPGLMRSATLRRIISNGSVFSLIFLYCIILYPILWLFVKSGARGAETILCTLMTPELEEVNADETNSVRYYTECKTVKFVRKEFEDLELQKQLYDNTKKQIEEIEKQSAKKRNLSKKKR; encoded by the coding sequence ATGCCTTTGAACATTATTGGGACTGCTTTGATAGAAGGTACCGACAGTGTCCCGTATTTAAATGAGTTTATTAAAGTGTCACCGTTTTTGGCTGCTGGTTCGCTGGTCAAGTATTGGTCCCGTGGTGTCAGTAACATTTGGGAAAGAAATCTACACGGTAAGGTGTTTATTGTCACTGGTGCAACTTCTCAAAGCATGGGAACGGCTGTGGTGAGAAAGATGGCTGAATTAGGTGCACAGTTGATTATCCTTACACGAAATGTCGATGAGTGGGTCACGGACTGGTGTGAAGATTTGAGAAACGAAGCTGGTAATCAATTAGTATACGTTGAACAATGTGACATCAGTGATTTATTGCAAGTTAGAAAGTTTGTGACTGGATGGTTAGATAATTCTCCACCAAGAAGATTGGATGGTGTTGTGATAATGAGTGGTGATATGGAGGCATGTGGTATTCCTGGTTTTAGTAACAAGACCAGAAAATCCAGTGTTGATGGTCTGGAATTACAAATGAGTACTAATTTTGCTGGTATTTTCCACATGCTAGACTTGATGCAACCAAGTTTTAAAGCGCAACCGCCAGACCGTGATGTGAGAATCATTTTCACCACATGCTTCCTTCAAAGTCTCGGTGACGTGAATGTTGAAGATCCACTGTGGCAAAACGTTCCATACAACAAGAATTCATTGAAGTTCTTTGCCTCCAGTAAACTGCAGATGTCTTTATGTCTACTGGAGCTGCAGAGAAGAATATTTGGTGATGTTAGAAACAGGAAGGGACCCGACGGGGTCCAGAGAACAGGAAAGAACATCAGTTTCACGGTTGTTCAACCAGGGTTGATGAGATCTGCTACCTTGCGTCGCATAATCAGTAACGGGTCAGTGTTCTCgttgatatttttgtaCTGCATCATACTGTACCCTATATTATGGCTCTTCGTCAAGAGTGGAGCCAGAGGTGCCGAGACAATTCTTTGCACATTGATGACTCCAGAGCTAGAAGAAGTGAATGCTGATGAAACCAATTCAGTGAGATACTACACCGAATGCAAGACAGTGAAATTCGTAAGAAAAGAATTCGAAGACCTTGAGTTACAAAAACAACTTTATGACAATACCAAGAaacaaattgaagaaatcgAAAAACAATCCGCTAAGAAAAGAAACCTATCCAAGAAGAAGCGTTAA
- the IPI3 gene encoding chromatin-binding/pre-rRNA-processing protein IPI3 (similar to Saccharomyces cerevisiae IPI3 (YNL182C); ancestral locus Anc_2.73): MNEQIIYTTNATGAIASIHSFEQSNLRQCNVDSLNSAVQVGDKYLFVAQAKKALINVYDISGLQKRESVEQRLPLPEIVSCLEVVPNSTDIGTNDNIPYLLLASTPSGKVYVWEVSSGILLSVKPMAHYQAITKIKSILGGKYIVTAGKDSRLMIWQTTDFVSSEEPRPVAILHDHTLAVTDFVVSTTYGDYLSSSGTKLYTASQDATVRCYELNTLATQMPIGKKLDSNDANLLQPKLLVTFTLPYAVATLSLDQADRALYIGTSKGCFNLPLFYQLPGNRIVNLTQSISEKLTSKGKVFSLTELLPGQDEHQKPQDLFAIGQILMNKISDLDVKCSQLSLDGSQLVIGDATGKISIIEIFSKQILRTISPATTQQDSVGSVTNLLISTQYKESSHIELFNGSKSDSGKTQKLPALQRAIFDNKKEGTLHDIWNQFKSPAFETVAPLEDFETYLDNMKNQESVFLTESNRDSNSINTVTANTENNTNASENSSKDKEIQELKNNVQSLTDAYKELREMHEKLLTENETQLQKDST; the protein is encoded by the coding sequence ATGAACGAGCAAATTATATACACTACCAACGCTACTGGTGCTATTGCTAGTATTCATTCTTTTGAACAGTCAAATCTAAGACAATGTAATGTGGATTCACTTAATAGTGCCGTTCAAGTTGgtgataaatatttatttgttgcTCAAGCTAAGAAGGCATTGATCAATGTCTACGATATATCGGGATTACAAAAGAGAGAATCAGTGGAACAGAGATTACCTTTACCAGAGATCGTTAGCTGTTTAGAGGTTGTCCCAAATTCAACGGACATCGGTACCAATGATAATATTCCTTATTTGTTGTTAGCCTCCACGCCGTCTGGCAAAGTTTATGTTTGGGAGGTGAGTTCAGGTATTTTACTCTCGGTGAAACCGATGGCGCATTATCAAGCCATCACTAAGATCAAGTCCATTTTAGGCGGTAAGTATATTGTCACTGCTGGTAAGGATTCTCGTTTAATGATCTGGCAAACAACCGATTTTGTCAGTTCTGAAGAACCTAGACCTGTGGCAATTTTGCATGATCATACCCTAGCTGTTACTGATTTTGTAGTCTCTACTACGTATGGGGACTATCTTTCATCTTCTGGTACAAAGTTATATACTGCTTCTCAGGACGCTACTGTAAGATGTTACGAATTGAATACTTTAGCCACTCAAATGCCAATTGGTAAGAAATTAGATAGCAATGATGCTAATTTACTACAACCAAAACTGTTAGTAACGTTTACTTTACCGTATGCCGTAGCTACCCTTTCATTAGATCAAGCGGATAGGGCGCTATACATCGGCACGAGCAAAGGTTGTTTCAATCTACCTCTATTCTACCAATTACCTGGGAATAGAATTGTCAATTTAACACAGTCTAtaagtgaaaaattgacAAGCAAAGGTAAAGTCTTTTCCTTAACGGAGCTTCTACCTGGACAGGACGAGCATCAGAAGCCTCAGGATTTATTTGCCATTGGCCAGATCCTGATGAACAAAATCAGTGATTTAGATGTTAAATGTTCCCAGTTATCTCTAGACGGGTCACAATTAGTAATTGGTGATGCAACTGGCAAAATATcgattattgaaattttctCCAAGCAAATATTGAGGACAATTTCTCCTGCAACTACTCAACAGGACTCCGTAGGAAGCGTAACTAATCTTCTAATAAGCACACAATATAAAGAATCCTCGCatattgaattattcaatGGTTCTAAAAGTGACTCTGGCAAGACGCAGAAACTACCAGCTTTGCAAAGAGCTATCTTcgataataaaaaagaaggAACTTTGCACGATATTTGGAACCAATTCAAGTCTCCAGCTTTCGAGACAGTAGCACCACTAGAAGATTTCGAAACTTATCTTGATAACATGAAAAATCAAGAGTCCGTATTCTTAACAGAATCAAATAGAGATTCCAACAGCATCAATACGGTTACTGCAAACACAGAAAACAACACAAATGCCTCTGAAAACTCATCAAAGGACAAAGAAATCCAAGAATTGAAGAACAACGTTCAGTCACTAACTGACGCCTATAAGGAACTACGAGAAATGCATGAAAAGTTATTAACTGAGAACGAAACTCAACTTCAAAAGGATTCAACCTGA
- the NPR1 gene encoding serine/threonine protein kinase NPR1 (similar to Saccharomyces cerevisiae PRR2 (YDL214C) and NPR1 (YNL183C); ancestral locus Anc_2.71), with translation MSSLTRLLQEKKDNAQLKQGSPVPSIAEDVASTTSNTSSSSSLPPRPIIYGTGMPRASVASVTTVTQLDSEDDDTDSAQSASAIVNTRPGDESMYFKAGPNDAASSRLRNPINSPLDSKSGLSSSFLDSNSAHTATMHGTTVNTRVGSNSVISNENVFSSTAYGSSYGDTIQRRRSGRAYSSSNQMRQIPSLSSSIPYSVPNSNKERAGTSSSGSSVTNSWIEAYGGSMPSNISAIDSNVISSPIVDSVEPRFIISKQKLQKSSMENSTSQAGSVSRSNSLSSQLGNLFFSKSSKDIYGSSSYSTTHTTVNGSLNTTYTTSTAATAIPKPGRARQSSIYQSSRQPSSFSDATISSTPSLNEHVSIQSAPKGSYSSVSNLKNIFKKNSGTSISGSSNAAPLAVPSKITTNGSISIPDRMSTQLNTQSLTPNFYGSSANANDTLYSNSDDTKLPFSRRYERSGEDLGAGAGGSVKLMRRITDAKVFAVKEFRQKLENESKRDYIKKITSEYCIGTTLRNPNIIETIEISYESNRIYQVMEYCEYDLFAIVMSNKMSYEEICCCFKQILTGVQYLHGIGLSHRDLKLDNCVINNQGIVKLIDFGAAVVFSYPFSKTLVEASGIVGSDPYLAPEVCIFSKYDPRPVDIWSAAIIFVCMVLKKFPWKIPKLRDNSFKLFCSGRDCDSLSSLVTKTPEPPSYDNATTTGNNDKNSNNPSDPKNTNIGPQRLYHSLPEESQSIISRMVDLAPACRANIDEVMSDPWMESIDMCYVIENGDQSTVVNSKCHTHTKVDQSEAHIAGLEKKKKKQQAADNHHNAS, from the coding sequence ATGTCTTCTTTGACTAGATTGTTACAAGAAAAGAAGGACAATGCACAGCTCAAACAAGGAAGCCCGGTACCTTCAATTGCTGAAGATGTCGCTTCTACAACTTCAAATACTTCTTCTAGTTCTTCTCTTCCTCCAAGACCGATTATTTATGGCACCGGCATGCCTAGAGCTTCAGTTGCAAGCGTGACAACTGTTACTCAATTAGACtcagaagatgatgatacTGATAGTGCGCAGAGTGCTAGTGCGATTGTCAATACAAGACCTGGTGATGAGAGCATGTATTTTAAGGCTGGTCCAAATGATGCTGCATCTTCAAGACTTAGAAATCCGATAAATAGTCCATTAGATTCGAAGAGTGGCTTGTCCTCAAGTTTTTTAGATTCAAATTCAGCTCATACCGCTACTATGCATGGTACAACTGTTAACACAAGGGTCGGTAGTAATTCTGttatttcaaatgaaaatgtGTTTAGTTCTACTGCTTATGGAAGCTCGTACGGTGATACTATTCAACGTCGAAGAAGTGGTAGGGCTTATTCAAGCTCTAATCAAATGAGACAGATTCCATCTTTATCATCTAGTATCCCATATTCTGTTCCTAACTCCAATAAAGAAAGAGCAGGAACTAGTAGTAGTGGCTCCTCTGTAACAAATTCATGGATTGAAGCATATGGTGGAAGCATGCCAAGTAATATTTCTGCAATTGACTCCAATGTAATTTCTTCGCCAATTGTGGACTCCGTTGAACCAAGATTCATAATctcaaaacaaaaattacaaaaatcaTCTATGGAAAATAGTACATCTCAAGCAGGATCTGTATCTCgatcaaattcattatcatctCAATTAggtaatttatttttttcaaaaagttcaaaagatatttaCGGTTCCAGCTCTTATTCAACAACCCATACCACTGTGAACGGAAGTTTAAATACAACCTATACAACATCAACAGCTGCTACCGCAATTCCAAAACCTGGCCGTGCTAGACAAAGCAGTATTTATCAATCTTCAAGACAACCATCTTCCTTCTCAGATGCCACTATTAGCTCTACGCCTTCTTTAAATGAACATGTGTCGATTCAAAGTGCTCCAAAGGGCAGTTATTCGTCTGTctcaaatttaaaaaatatatttaagaaGAATTCTGGTACCAGTATTAGTGGTTCTTCAAATGCTGCCCCATTAGCCGTACcttcaaaaataacaacTAACGGTTCTATTAGTATTCCAGACAGAATGTCTACACAATTGAACACACAAAGTTTGACACCAAATTTCTACGGTAGTAGTGCCAATGCCAATGATACATTATATTCCAACTCTGATGATACGAAACTACCTTTTTCAAGGAGATATGAAAGATCAGGAGAAGATTTGGGCGCAGGTGCGGGAGGAAGTGTGAAATTGATGAGAAGAATAACAGATGCTAAAGTATTTGCTGTCAAAGAGTTTAGACAAAAACTTGAAAACGAAAGCAAACGTGattatatcaaaaaaattacatCGGAGTACTGCATTGGTACAACTTTACGTAatccaaatattattgaaaccATTGAAATTTCTTATGAATCCAATAGAATCTACCAAGTTATGGAATATTGTGAATATGATTTATTCGCCATTGTAATGAGTAATAAAATGTCATATGAAGAAATATGCTGTTGTTTTAAGCAGATTTTAACTGGTGTTCAATACTTACATGGAATCGGTTTGTCACACAGAGATTTAAAACTGGACAATTGTGTTATTAATAACCAAGGTATCGTAAAATTGATTGACTTTGGTGCAGCCGTTGTTTTCTCATATCCATTCTCTAAAACTTTAGTAGAAGCTAGTGGTATTGTTGGAAGTGATCCTTATTTAGCACCTGAAGtttgtatattttcaaaatacgATCCACGTCCAGTTGATATTTGGTCAGCGGCAATCATTTTTGTATGTATGgtattaaagaaatttcCTTGGAAAATTCCAAAGTTACGTGATAACTcctttaaattattttgttcagGACGTGATTGTGATTCTTTAAGTTCACTAGTTACAAAAACACCAGAGCCACCTTCATATGATAATGCTACCACCACTggtaataatgataaaaattcaaataacCCATCGGATCCAAAAAATACCAATATTGGTCCACAAAGATTGTATCATTCCTTACCTGAGGAATCACAGAGTATCATTAGCCGTATGGTTGATCTAGCTCCAGCATGCAGAGCGAATATCGATGAGGTCATGTCTGATCCATGGATGGAAAGCATAGATATGTGTTATGTCATCGAAAATGGTGATCAATCAACTGTCGTAAATAGTAAATGCCATACGCATACTAAGGTCGACCAAAGTGAAGCACATATAGCTGGTTtagagaagaagaaaaagaaacaacaaGCTGCTGATAACCATCACAACGCATCATAA
- the MRPL19 gene encoding mitochondrial 54S ribosomal protein uL11m (similar to Saccharomyces cerevisiae MRPL19 (YNL185C); ancestral locus Anc_2.70), giving the protein MSQATKNLLVKLIVGAGQAAPTPPVGPALGSKGIKAIDFCKEFNAKTASFKPGVPIPVLITIKPDRSFSFELKSPPTGYLLLKALGMEKGHGTPDTNNPDRIVGTLSLKHIYEIAKIKKTDDRHKILEMEGIVKSIIGVAKSMGIKVEP; this is encoded by the coding sequence ATGTCTCAAGCTACCAAAAATTTACttgtaaaattaattgtGGGCGCAGGTCAAGCAGCTCCAACACCGCCAGTCGGACCAGCTTTAGGTTCCAAAGGTATAAAAGCTATAGATTTTTgtaaagaatttaatgCCAAGACCGCCAGCTTCAAACCAGGTGTTCCAATTCCAGTTCTTATTACCATCAAACCAGACagatcattttcatttgaattGAAGTCTCCACCAACAGGTTATCTTTTATTGAAAGCTCTAGGTATGGAAAAGGGACACGGAACCCCAGATACGAATAATCCTGATAGAATAGTGGGTACATTATCTTTgaaacatatatatgaaattgCCAAAATAAAGAAGACTGATGATAGACATAAGATCTTAGAAATGGAAGGAATTGTGAAATCCATAATTGGTGTTGCAAAGAGCATGGGTATTAAAGTTGAGCCATGA
- the UBP10 gene encoding ubiquitin-specific protease UBP10 (similar to Saccharomyces cerevisiae UBP10 (YNL186W); ancestral locus Anc_2.69): MTMSDALNPLVDSIISNPIKFKTSTKLTDSIKSDDTSSYIVIGASKKMELRSKRVAGAESRGDDSSTNDKMHKKQKKKKKKLPTSMSEALAMYTTKDQKSEDLSDTDYNTLESEEGNMELEVKKDDNTQQHNGYDHEDSEEDPDFKEEKSQTGETTSVSSNGSSSENEVFHEAKEYADNEDIGEDIGEDIGEGIYQKIDNNKDHKRQRSQLEESEVSENDTTKDDDEVDEKAELQKEKMEFETEKLKKMEANEKKNAKVVEPINSEILSNFYQFNEDVDDIGTNKDSRIIKNWGPILSGLKPCGLLNHGVTCYTNAAVQAMLHIPAIQHYLFDILRNNKDYITDIIKPNSVSYILSQTSKKMWWKDSKKTSKTSANYIDPKKLIAALEQINCMMSEWQQEDSHEYFMSLMSRLQEDSVPKGKKMTESIIYDIFGGLLKQEVTCKSCGEISKTEQPFYDLSLHLKGKHNRHQTNSTDSATTNYPAGNSNKIEESSTKEGAADSVNNANNQLNPENGIQDASTSRFSIEKSIGDFFNPELIKMDKEKKGYVCEKCKKTTNAVKRNTILRAPETLLVHLKKFRFNGQSSSKMKQAVSYPMFLDLTSYCDKTKSKLLVMYQLISVVVHEGRSLSSGHYIAHCKQPDGTWATYDDEYTNIISERNVLKEPNAYYLVYTRLTPREIKFSKHITNKEVSIPMQTQQQNSNQRPNSSSSNNSAFSSPSQYKRTGGNNNNRKQFKKNKKRRLNKY, translated from the coding sequence ATGACTATGTCCGATGCTTTGAATCCTTTGGTGGACAGCATCATTTCAAATCCAATTAAGTTTAAGACTAGCACAAAATTGACTGACTCTATAAAGAGTGACGACACATCTTCATACATTGTTATTGGAGCTTCTAAAAAAATGGAACTAAGAAGCAAACGTGTTGCAGGCGCTGAAAGTCGTGGTGATGACAGTTCGACTAATGATAAAATGCATAAGAagcaaaagaagaagaagaagaagttacCAACGTCGATGAGCGAAGCTCTAGCAATGTACACTACCAAAGATCAAAAGAGTGAAGATCTAAGTGACACAGATTATAACACTTTAGAATCAGAAGAGGGAAACATGGAGCTTGAAGTGAAAAAGGACGACAATACACAACAGCACAATGGATATGATCATGAAGATAGTGAGGAGGATCCAGActtcaaagaagaaaaatcaCAAACAGGAGAAACTACAAGCGTTTCGAGTAATGGAAGTTCAAGTGAGAACGAAGTATTTCATGAGGCAAAAGAATATGCAGATAACGAAGATATAGGTGAAGATATAGGTGAAGATATAGGCGAAGGCATTTACCAGAAAATAGACAATAATAAGGACCATAAACGTCAACGTAGCCAGTTAGAGGAATCAGAAGTGTCAGAAAATGACACTACcaaagatgatgatgaagtAGATGAAAAGGCTGAActacaaaaagaaaaaatggaaTTTGAAACTGAGAAGctgaaaaaaatggaagcaaatgaaaaaaaaaatgcaaAAGTTGTAGAACCTATTAATTCTGaaatattatctaatttCTATCAATTTAACGAGGACGTTGATGATATTGGCACCAATAAAGATTCACGCATAATAAAGAATTGGGGTCCTATATTATCCGGGTTAAAACCCTGTGGACTATTAAATCATGGTGTCACTTGTTATACCAATGCTGCTGTTCAAGCCATGTTGCACATACCTGCTATTCAGCATTAtctatttgatattttaagaaaCAACAAAGATTATATAACTGATATTATCAAACCAAATTCCGTTTCTTACATATTGTCACAGACTAGCAAAAAAATGTGGTGGAAAGATTCAAAAAAGACAAGTAAAACCTCTGCTAACTACATTGATCCTAAGAAATTGATAGCTGCTCTGGAGCAAATCAATTGTATGATGAGTGAATGGCAACAAGAAGACTCTCACGAATATTTCATGTCTTTAATGTCGAGATTACAAGAAGATTCGGTTCCAAAAGGGAAAAAAATGACCGAATCCATAATATACGATATTTTCGGTGGGTTGTTAAAGCAGGAAGTTACTTGCAAGAGTTGTGGAGAAATATCTAAAACTGAGCAACCGTTCTATGATCTGTCGCTTCACTTAAAAGGGAAGCATAACAGACACCAAACTAATTCAACTGATAGTGCTACCACAAACTATCCTGCTGGAAATAGTAACAAGATTGAAGAATCATCAACTAAAGAAGGAGCTGCTGATTCAGTCAATAATGCGAATAATCAACTTAATCCAGAAAATGGTATTCAAGACGCTTCTACTAGCAGATTCAGTATTGAAAAGTCAATTGGTGATTTTTTCAATCCAGAATTGATTAAGATGgataaagaaaagaaaggtTATGTTTGtgaaaaatgtaaaaaaACTACAAATGCAGTCAAACGTAACACCATTCTAAGAGCACCAGAGACATTGTTAGTACATCTTAAGAAGTTTAGATTTAATGGCCAATCATCATCTAAAATGAAACAAGCTGTTTCTTACCCGATGTTTTTGGATTTAACTAGTTATTGTGATAAAACTAAATCAAAACTTCTGGTCATGTATCAATTAATCAGTGTTGTGGTACATGAAGGTAGATCTCTATCATCAGGTCACTATATCGCTCATTGTAAGCAACCAGATGGCACATGGGCTACTTATGATGATGAATATACTAATATAATTTCTGAGAgaaatgttttaaaagaGCCAAATGCTTATTATTTGGTATATACTAGGTTAACCCCGCGTGAGATCAAGTTTTCTAAGCATATTACCAATAAAGAAGTTAGTATACCAATGCAAACACAGCAACAGAACTCAAATCAAAGGCCTAATTCATCctcttcaaataattctgCTTTCTCATCACCATCACAATATAAAAGAACCGGTggcaataataataatcgtaaacaatttaaaaagaataaaaaaagaagactAAACAAATATTGA
- the TIM22 gene encoding translocation channel protein TIM22 (similar to Saccharomyces cerevisiae TIM22 (YDL217C); ancestral locus Anc_2.65), whose amino-acid sequence MGYNGFGLELCQPPPPKKSFGEMTPEEQGDKGAEMMINFMSSCPGKFLISGVTGFALGGVFGLFMASMAYDTPLHTPMPSDVTGKGKGLLPTNVKNIADLPFKQQIKLQFADMGKRSYSSAKNFGYMGMIYSGAECVVESLRAKNDIYNGVAAGCITGGGLAFKSGPQAALIGCAGFAAFSTAIDLYMRSEDGRPPKNDFDE is encoded by the coding sequence ATGGGTTACAATGGATTCGGTTTGGAGTTATGTCAACCTCCTCCTCCTAAGAAGTCGTTTGGTGAAATGACACCAGAAGAACAAGGTGATAAAGGTGCAGAGATGATGATCAATTTCATGAGTTCATGTCCTGGGAAATTTCTGATCAGTGGCGTAACAGGTTTTGCGCTGGGTGGTGTATTTGGTTTGTTTATGGCGTCGATGGCTTACGATACGCCTTTACATACACCAATGCCAAGTGATGTTACCGGGAAAGGTAAGGGTTTACTCCCCACCAATGTAAAGAACATTGCAGATTTACCATTTAAACAGCAGataaaattacaattcGCTGACATGGGTAAGAGATCATACTCGAGTGCCAAGAATTTTGGTTACATGGGTATGATATACTCAGGTGCTGAGTGCGTTGTCGAGTCCCTGAGAGCTAAAAATGATATCTACAATGGTGTTGCGGCAGGCTGTATTACTGGTGGCGGGCTTGCTTTCAAGAGTGGTCCCCAGGCTGCTCTTATTGGATGCGCTGGTTTCGCTGCCTTTTCAACAgcaattgatttatatatgaggAGTGAAGATGGAAGACCTCCTAAAAACGATTTTGATGAGTGA
- the KAR1 gene encoding Kar1p (similar to Saccharomyces cerevisiae KAR1 (YNL188W); ancestral locus Anc_2.64): MNQNKPNQQHILQSQSRINRINELYKNKTASKTQDSKVNASKQSAVKNPFVSTPVSNDEPYESSESDMDELQYTPKLKSRYNVRTNNASPSPTEKDSLLFKVKATSKPRVRKTSSTKVILGDPLPLPYDTHRITNNKGDVTTVDGKRKLMESKWRNLMVNSKENVRSKFNEQRSFSEGGKKPKENQRISSVRFMPVANEHTTLLELKNKLIANGHKLDSIIQALNSQEKKQHLEHTKNIKPSKYDYKEIVNSLLWAICIIILTICNLYVYKYL; this comes from the coding sequence ATGAACCAAAATAAACCAAACCAACAGCATATCCTACAGAGTCAATCAAGAATCAACAGAATAAATGAACTgtacaaaaataaaactgcTTCGAAGACACAGGACAGTAAAGTAAATGCAAGTAAGCAAAGTGCAGTAAAGAATCCATTTGTCTCCACACCGGTTTCCAATGATGAACCTTACGAATCGAGTGAATCCGATATGGATGAATTACAATATACgccaaaattaaaatcaagaTATAATGTTAGGACCAATAATGCATCCCCATCGCCTACGGAGAAggattcattattattcaaagtGAAAGCAACATCTAAACCAAGAGTACGAAAAACATCGTCCACAAAAGTCATATTAGGTGATCCACTGCCGTTACCTTACGATACACACAGAATAACGAATAACAAAGGGGACGTTACAACAGTGGATGGTAAACGTAAATTAATGGAGAGTAAGTGGCGTAATTTAATGGTAAACTCCAAGGAAAACGTGAGGTCTAAATTCAATGAACAAAGGTCGTTTTCAGAGGGAGGTAAGAAACCAAAAGAGAACCAAAGAATATCATCAGTGAGATTTATGCCGGTAGCGAATGAACATACTACGTTACTAGAATTAAAGAACAAACTCATTGCTAACGGACATAAATTAGACTCTATTATTCAAGCATTGAACTCTCAAGAGAAAAAACAGCATCTAGAGCACACAAAGAACATTAAGCCTTCAAAATATGATTATAAAGAAATAGTAAATAGTTTACTATGGGCcatttgtattattattttaactATTTGTAATCTATAcgtatataaatatttgtaa